CCACCGTGAGCCCACAGAAATCATGTGTTTGCTCATGagcctgcgctgcggcactaGGCGCAGGGAGTCGCGGAGTACCGTGGCAGAGCAGTcaagagaaaacaaaaaaaacaagggCAAAGACGGGGCAGAGGACGCAGTCGCGCACGTAACACGCATGCGAAGCACGCGCGACAGCTGGCCAGGTGTTTCGGTCCCCCTTGCCGGTGTGCACGCCAGCGAACAATGGCCCTGCGAAAAGAGCACGTCACAAGTGCCACACAAGCCAAGATTAGACGCGGAAAGGAATGGGGGACGTGAAGAGtgaggcgatggcggcggcggtagaagaaagggaagagcaagccgtgcatgcatgcgtgcgtggctgCGTTGGCCGGGCGTGAGCAGGCAAGCTCAGTAGacatggcagcggcggcgcataTTCGAGGCAAGGGGTGCCGGCGAAGGGGCGCTGCGTTTGCTCGAATCGCCTTCCTCGATACCCTTTTTCATAGCAGCAGTCTCCTCGCTAAATGCGGTTAACATGCTCCCGACCCCCTCACTCCCTGGGACTTGTGTTGCAGTGAAATGACGCTGCGGATATGCgtgtgtttcttcttttgtgGTGGTGTGCCGACCCCCTGCACGCCCAATatgtttgtgtatgtgtgtgtgtgcgtgcgagcgACGGGAGCTGCCTACGCAGTCATGCAGAACTTTTCGAACGGTGGAGAGGCATGactgcggcgtgcgcgaAGGTCCAGACACCACACAGGATACCCCGTCTAAGTGAGTCAGCTGGACAACTAGAACGAGCTCATCgaggtgcgcgctgccgatCTCCGATGCGGACGCACACGAGGTACACAATTTTTCTTCTCAACGTCTCCATCTTGCCTTGGAACATACGTCGAGCTCCACGCTACCGGGCAGCCCACAGACCCCATCGCGCGGTGCCAAGCAGCCACAAACAAACCCATTACACCAAATGCGCCGAATCGGTCATCTGAGCACGGCTCCTGCGCCTTGAGCGCTACACACCCCTGcttcgcaggtcgcctcCCAGCCGCTCCCCACGTGGTGCATCTCCAGGAGCGGCTCGGGCTCCCTACCAGTCGCGGGAGTGAGGGTCGGGCGAGATACCTTCGAGTCAAGCTGGTACTCTGCCACtcatgtggatggcgcaaACGAGTCCGCTGTCGAGAGTCTCTCGAACGCAACCTCATCCAGACCTGGACTGCCGACACTAGTAGTACGTCGCACTGACCTCCATACGACGTAGACACCTGACCCTGGCACCACCGGAAGTGCCGCGGCAGGTCGCAGAGATATGAGGGCTCCTTTGCATCTCACAACAGAAAGTGAGGTACTGGGCACtgatgccacgcacggaggtgtGTGTCCCTCCACCGTCATCAGGGAGGTCGCGACACGGCGAGAGACAAGAATTGGCGAAGCTGACAACGGAGGTCCGATACAATACAAAGCCTAAGAAGTGATGTGCGTGGGGTGACGCATACCATGAGGCACCAGTGCATCCACCTCTCGCGCCCTCCAGGTCCAAGAGAGCAAGGGAGACAGCGCGAGTGTGGATGCGAGCCGTAGAGAGCCGCAGAGGTGCAACAGCATTTAAACCAATTCGCAGCGTGcccatgcacacatgcacgcgcaaaGACACCCCAAAAGCATACATATCGTATGCCACAGGGGCAAAAATAATAGAAAAGGGCGCCGAGTAGTTAGATATTAAACAGTTATCGTATCTTCACCACGCTTTTGCGCTCTGTAGCCCCTTGTGCCCCCACGGGCACGCATGGAAGGACGTTGGATGccaagggggggggcgcggcggaggcgaatgGCACGGAAGCGAACGCGCCGTGGCCGAATCACACAAAGGAGACGAGAAGTAGCGCGCATCCACAGAGATACCAAAGAAAGACGAGCAAATCACGTAAGCAGACAAGCCGTACCCAGCGGGTacgagaggaggagtgggggagggggaggatggATAGAGGGCGGCATCCATTGGAGACGAACGAGGCAAGAGAGACAGGCCACTGCCTGCCGAATAGCATACAAGctttcacacacacgcacccagATAGAGAAGCGCAGGCGCGCCACCGAGTACGCGCTCTGCCCTttgccttttctctctctgtacaGCACCACCCgttcaccatcaccatcactCCCACACCTCCCCGCACGGCCGACGAGCATGTTGACACCGACTactgcgccgcgcagccggtCTGCGGACCCTcattctcctcctccgcctcttcgtcCTTCTTGATCTCCTCCTCTAAGACGGACAAGTCCTCTCGGGTGACGTAGCAGACATCGCCGGCCTCATTGTCCGCAGCCACGTCGACACTcttcggtggcggcagcgcttcgcggagcagctgcagttgCCCTGCCTCGATGCGATCGGGGTACTTGACGTTGAACTCAATGATGAGGTTACCAAACCTGTTGGCCTGCTTGTGCAACGGCATACCCTCGCCGATGACGCACTTGACATCGCCGGGCTTCGTTATAGTCCCACGCGCTTGCCTCACCACCAGCTCGCGACCGTCAAGGTGGGTGAACTTGAACTGAAAGCCGCAGAGAGCCTCCGCAAGggagaggtggtgctgcatGTGCAAGTCACAGTCGTCGCGGGTGAAGACGTCATGCTtcacctgctgcagcaccacgacAAAGTCGCCGGCGCGCTCCACCCCCAGCTCTTCGTCGGCCATCCGCGGAAAGGTGATTCGCTGACGGTGCGCCATACCCTTCTCCACGACCACCTGCACCGAGGCGTCCACCTCTACTGTTTTGTTTCCCGAGCAGCGACCGCAGCGGTTGCGTGGGTCGATGTGCTCGCCGGAGCCCTGGCACGCGTCGCAAACCAcctgcatctgctgcaccaTCATACCCATCTGTCTCACCATCACACgcgagccgctgccacggcatACTGGGCACATATTGCCGCCCCGTGGCAGGCTTCTTCTCTTGGAGCCGGTACCTTTGCAATCGGGGCACATCACCGTACGCTTGCGTTCTATCTGCACCATCTTGCCATTGTAAAGGTCTTCGAGGGTGACAGGTAGGGCGTAAGCCGCATCGCGACCGCGTCGACTGCGCTGTACTCGTccgccgcgaccgccgccgaagctgcCCATGCCGCCGTTGAGCATGGCGTTCAGCATATCATCCATGCCTCCTCCGAACATTGTGCCACTAAATTCTAGGAAAGACACACAACGGGGAATGAATCGAGACGGGGAGGGCAGGGCAAAGAAAATAACAATAAAAAAAGAGGCCAATAAGATCACTTCACGTaagcacgcatacacacagaggcacacgcacgcatacacacctGCGCGTTCGAtgaggcggggaggggaggcgccAAAGAGCGAatgggaaaaaaaagaaaggacgaaagagaggagaggtgtGAGGCCACAGGAAAACGGCAGTCGTGCACGACAGCATCATCGCAGGAAAGAGgcgggcggaggaggagacaggAGGTGAAGGTGGCGAGGGACAGAGGGAGAGTAGCGGCGGGATGCTATTACTGTGCATCAACACATGCCGGAGACAGTACAGCCCGCCTCATCCACCCAGACAATGACGGTGTGGTTGGCGTTGATGGCTTGATTAGAAAAGGTGAGAGtaacacacagagagaccCAGTCGCACGCTCAGCCGTCACCCTGCGTTTACCAGTCGCTGCAGTTTCGAGCGATTACTGACTTTTAATGTTCGTGTTGCATCTGTGACAAAACGTGCATCTTCTCTTCTTTagcagcctcctcgccgccgccccccccctcgacGGATCACGTGATGAGgagcggagaagaggtgcTCGAGAGACCGCACCGGCCCAACGACAGCGCCACTGCAGAGCGAGAAAACCCCTCTTCCGCTTCAGTCAGAGTATCTGCCTTGTTTTCTCTCCGCCGTTCCGAAGCTGCACTGTTTCGCCTTTGTCTTTTCAAAGACAAATAGCCGATAGAGTCCCACCGCGGCTTGCTCGCTGGGCGAGAGCGGGCAGTCtacgacgtcgccgtcgttgtggcgtttgcggcgctgctccagcgTCATCGCTTTGCCAGCCTCTGTGTCCTTGTGCTGGCCATAATAGTGGATGAAGTTGTCCTCAAGCACGAGCTTGAGCTGGTGCTCCGCGCAGAGTGCTACGAAGGCGTCCCACGGCACCACGTACTCCGTCATGTCCTTCACACTGCGCTCTACCGTCGCCGTGTACGGTACCCCAAAAGACAGCGCGGCAGGCTCGAAGTTTGCggactgcagctgcgcaaacGCTTCAGCGCCGAAGCGCACACCGTACACGTCGTTGCCAAATTCGGCGCCGTGTTCCTTGGCGCGGTAAAGGAGCTCTACATCGCTCACGGTGGTGCCGACAAAGCGGCCGTGCGGCACCAACGAGTCCGCGATGGCCTTGACAAAGTACCGCATGCTCTCCTTCGACCGACACCCGTAGTGCATCGAGAACTGGCACGAGGTGAGCTGGAATGGCCCCCGCTTCAATAGGTCCTCGCGCAGTCCGGAGGCCGCGTCGAAAGCGTCGTGCACAGCAAAGAACGCCGGGAACCCCTTCTGCTTTCCGTTGGCCACCTTCACGCTCTGTCCCTCGGATGTGCTGTAGCgggcggccgcctccgcaacGCACTCGACCGAGGCGTCCGTCATGAAGAGAAAGGCAGGGCGGATGTGCTGCCACTTGAGCAGGTCGCCACCACGACCGCAGCAGAGATCCAACACATGTAGCTTTGCCAGTGGCTTGAGCGTGCGCCGGATGGCCGCTGCCATTGTAGTGAGCAGCACAGATTTCACCCAGTTGTTGAAGCGGCGAAGGTCACTGCGCTCTTCATTCGCCAGCTCCTTCGCGACAGTGCCGTAGTGCCTGCTCGTCTGCTGAGTTGCTTCGGAGCTGGGCGGGCGGCTTAACACCAGCGGCGCGTCCCTCTTCCGCTCCAATAGagtcgccgcctccggcgcCGTGCGGTGCCGCAGGAGCCAGTCAAGGTGCTCGATGACGTTGTCGAAGATGGCTTCCTTGTTGTTCCCGCGGGGGTCGGCGTGTATGATCTCCCAGTAGCCACTGTCGCCGTCGTAGAAGGCGTCGACAACGTAGTCCGACCACGCATAGCACCCGCCAGCGTTCGCGAGCTGAATGTAAAGCACCTCCTCGAGACTCGGCACGGGTGTGTCGTCGCGGATGCCGGGGTGATAGCCGAGCCCGATGCAGTCGCGTATCTTGCGAAGAGGAAAGGGCAGCGGATACATGACTGTCTTGTTTGTGTTGTTTGTGTAGGCGATGAGGTAAAGCTCTGCGTTTCCGCGACTCTCGCGAATGGCGCGCAGCGCTAACTTGGCCGTAACGCACTTCTCGGCCTCGGCTGCGTCCAGGGCGCTCGAGACCGTCTCGAGTGCCTTGGACAGGGTACCGACGCGTGCGCGGGCCGCAGACTCGAGGGCGTCGGCTTGCCCCTTCGCTTTCTCCGCGTCCACCTGCAGTAGCTCGAGCaggtggggaagggagaTGTTCTCCACGAGACTCTCGTACACCGAGATGGCGGTGATGATGGAATTGGCGCCGAGTTTGTCAGGTCTTAGGCGCTGGATGTACCACCGCTGCGTTGCCTCATCGTAGGCGCACTCGGCTACGACGGCCGCGTCCACCGGCATTTCGAAGCCGTGCGGGTTCAGGATGTGCATCGGCTTGCGCAACCGCCAGTGTCCCGCCACGTCTTCGCGATGACCGTAGTTCTTCTTGACGAAAAACAGAGACACGGTGTACATGTCCGGCTGTTTGTCAGACGCCTGGAGAAGCCAGTCGATGGACAGAAGGTGCTGCCATTTCCACTTTAGCtgcacgctgctggagccCACAACCACAGGGAACTCGTCTGGGGTGAAGATGAGGCCATCGTTTTCCGTCGGGCCGTGAGGACCGTCGTAGAGGAAGCACTGTGACTCGGCGCTGTAGCGAAGCTTTGCCAGACAGGCACCAATGTCAGCCAGTGCCCACATGTCCTTGACGTACCAGGATACGTAGCCGCATTCATCGGTGGTGACGGGCaacgcgcatgtgtgcaccACCGCCTTGAGCGCGTCGTATCGCTCCACCATGGAGCGCTTTGCCATGTTCACCAAGACATTGTCGGCTGCTCCCGCGTAAGCGAAGAGGTCGAATGCCCCCAGTACCAAGCGAGGCACGGCAGGCGAGGAAGTCGCAGACCGGTGCACCGACATGAGCTCCGCATCCAGCACAAAGGTGTGGTACTGGAGAGTCGTGTGATCATCCATGAAGAGGTAAGCGGCGTCAAGCGAGCGGTCCACTGCGTAGGCGAAATGACGTccacgccggtggcggcgcaacGTCACCAATGCGGACGGCGAGGCGTCATCCGCGGCAGTCGCCACTCTCAGCGTAAAACACTCCGACTCGCACGGCTCGAGAGCGGAGAACAGCTCGAGTGTGCAGCTCCGCCCTCCAAGGGAGAGGGTCTCGCGAAAGGCGGCGTCTTCGCCCTGACCGGCAtaccggcgcagcgcacggcgtGCGCGCTCCAAAGCCAAGACGCTTGCGAGATGAGAGAGATTCACCGATGCCGAGACGGCGTCGGCTGCACTGTCCGCCACCCATGCGGGAAAACGAGGCGCCCACATGGAAACCACCACTACGCGAATACCGTCGCTCTTCTCCGTGACCGTGTACCCATGCTGACGCAGGCGAGCGGTGTCTTTCTTGCAGAGAGGCGTGCACATCGGGCCGGGGAACTCTGCGTCGTTAGGATTGAGCGTCACGTTGGCGTGGCGCAGGACGCACTGCAGCATGTCCGCACACAGTGGTGACGCGTCGCTGAGCATTCCCTCCAGCGCGGCCTCCACGTCAGGCATCTGTGCGTCAGAGACGTCGGCTTCGCCATCGGCGTGGACGGCATTATACCACGCATCATTTGCGTGACAACACCATCTATGGTGCGGCTCGTCCTTGCTTGCCTCGCTTAATGCCTTGAGGCTTTGCAGCTGCATGTGGAGCTGAAAGGAGAGTGAAGTGCTGCTCTAGAAGGCGTGATCACGACACGAAAAAGGGTTGAGGACAGGTTGACGTCCAACAGTGTGACCTCGTGCGCTTTCTCCACCTATTATTCCCAGTAagcgtgcgccgctgctgaggcgTGCTACGGACGGGCCCCCGCCTTCCGCTCCGGATCGGCGTGTAGGTAGGGAGTGCGGAGAGCTACAGTGGGAAAACAATAACGACCTGATCGGACGATGTCAGGCGTacgccgtgtgtgtgcggtgtgGCGCAGTGAGCACAGAGGGGTCAGAGAGGCGGGGGTCGGGGAACGAGGAGGAAGGTACGTCGCCACTGGATGGGCAACAGGCAaagcgggggtggggtggggtgggagtGAGCGACGATGGCGGTCGTGTGCAGCGCCACGTTGCTTAGCAACGCTATATTCTCCTGGATTGCGCTTCTGTTCTCGAGAAGGTGACGTGAAGTGCTTCATGGTGCCCCAGTGCAGCGCCTTTCTTCGGTTGCACGGAAACGGCATGCCACGTTACAACATTCCGCCAAGCACACACCAACCTActggaggggagggagagaagggggcgaAGAGCAGTGCAAGGGCCGCAGCCATCAAGGTACGTGACGCGCGCCGCGGAcacgtttgtgtgtctgACTTCCGTtgcttcttttcttctttttttttttactctGAGTggctgtttttttttccagtAAAAgatggaggggggagaaggagacCGAAAAAAATTAGGAAGACGACGGGGAGCGCGTTGCGGCCGGAGTGTCAGCGAAACTCATTGCTATTTCCCGCGTCTTCTCACCGAGCGCGTAGCGcatccccccctccccccaacaAAGCCATTATACACAAACAGCAAGTGAaacagaaacgaaaagaagacaTGGCGAATAACACACGGCCGTTGACAGCCGATTGCGTGGCCTTGCACAAGCTATGCGGCACactgctcctctcccttcctcaccTCGCACGATACCGCGGAGACTACAGAGGCGCTTTCCGATTATCCTATCGTACTTCGCAGCGAGTGTGGTTCTCCACTCACGCATGCGCTTCAACTCAGGGCTGAAACGCAGCCACGCGGGTGCGCGCAAGTGAATGGGATGGAGTGAGGGGGGACGGAGTGCGGGAGAGCCACAGCGAGGAAGCGGAATAGCGGAATTGTTGTTGTGCTCCAGTGTAACCAAGCGCGTCCACGCGGGCGGTAGgaacagagggagagaggaacgAAGGCACGAAAGTGTTCGCAGTACGCTTCCTATACCACGCCAACTCATACCCGCTCATCGCGTACACACCCGTGGGTGGACACATGAAACAGAGAACGAAAAGCAAGATGTGTAAAAGAAAGCGCGTAACAGCAACAACGCGCAGAGGAACCCATTAATGGAGAAGGACACAACACGCAAACGAAGGGGGGGAGGACAGCAACAACGCACACTCGCATGCGCACATACCCATGAAAAAGGTGAAAGGCGGGGAATGGGGTGGGATCAAAGAAGTGCGTAGAAGCCACGCGAAGAGTAACGTCGTCGACCCAAAGGACGAGTGTGAGTGGAGACATGGGGGAGATGTATtcggcagcgagagagagagacgagacCAGCATCCGCACTAGGGCACGTGCATCCAGGCACAGCCCCTCACGCCCACCCTCGTACGGTGCTAGACCAGTGGTGTGGTGTAGAGAGTAAAGAGGGAGGCGACTGGTAGTCGGCgactcgcacacacagcaggtGGAGAGAGGCCCCGTCAATACACAAGCCCATGAGGTAGGAAAGCAGCgaaaagcaacaacaaaaaatgAATGTCAACGTTGGTGCCTCACGTAGCATCACGACGCATCGAGGTGTGCGCGATGTCTCGCAAGGGAgcgcaaaaacaaaacggagAAGCCCAACGACACTGAATGCCcgccggagctgctgctcgcttATAGTCGTTGCTTGACGTTTTCTCGTTTCCCTGAATCTGTGCTgtgaaaagagagagggggaaatCCACCGCCACGCGCTGAACCAAGAAGACAAGCAAACATATGACTGTATGcgaacacacgcacctgcATATGCAAGGGGCGAAAGGTTGAAGATGAAAGACGGCTGAGGGAGTGGCGCAAAGAGATCCGCATGACGTCGAGACACGAGAGGGGCACTGCAAAGGCGCGGACCTCTTCTACGGGAACCCTCACGGtgaggaaaaagaaagaaacgaggacacagaaagaaaaaaaaagacagagaCAATGAAGCGACGGGAGGTTCTGTGCGGATGCCTGAAGCCATTGCGAGCCACTTGACAGGAGAAGCACACGCTGCGACATCCACCACAATCGCAAAGAAGCACACAGGGAAACaagcaacaaaaagaaagataCAGAGGAACAGGAGTTTTTTTGTTGCGCTTCCAGGTGCgatgcacacaaacacacacatgcactgACACACGCTCACCAACACAAGCGAGGCGCAGATATGGAAGGCCGAAGGGAGAAGCTACAAAGGAAAGAACGGAGGAGGGAAATAGGGCATGAGTGCAGGCTTGACATCCGCGGGGTTCCTCTCGTGCTCAGTGCGACGCGGTCCGAGAGAgagcacatacacagacgcacacattCCCGACACAGAGGACCCAAACAGCCGCATTGGTCAAAGAACTCGGAGGGAGTTTGTAGTGGTTTCTTGTTGTTTGGTGCCGCGGCCTCTTCGGCTTCGGCATGTATCCGCATAGGCAACGCGtcacaggcgcgcgcgcaccggtTCACATTCGCCACGTCGCCACAAATCCAGATACATGCTTCCTTCTCGCGTAtgcgaagagagggagggggcggaggtACACGGCGGATcggaacaacaacaaaagagcGTCAGCAATGCGAAGCAATGATTCGAAAAACACCAGCAAAAAAAATTGAAAAGACAAGGTTGGTAGCAGAACAAGAGTGAGGAGAATACGCGCAGGAAAGCTGCTCACTGGCTGCTTTATGCAGTTTTCAGATGGTATCGTGTCGCAAGCATGGAGCAACGTGTCGTGAGAGCTCTGCACCGTTCCTTCGGcggcctctctcttgctgcggACTCCCTTTCTTGTTTGTCTCTTCCTTCCACTTCTCTACGTGCATTGGCGATAGAGTCAAACGGAGTAGAAAAGgcgaaaagggggaaaaatGGCAAAGTAGTTGTGATGGGCGACAGTAACCGAACAGAGATGATGTGATGTGGTTGCACTGGGTTATTGTTACCCCTCACGGGACACCCAGCTACATAGGGGAACGCCCGTGCACATAAACACAAAGGCGCACCGTCAGTCACACTCACTCATGCACCAACTTGGGCGCTTagtgtgcatgcgtgtgcgcgcgggggGATCATAAATAGAAACAAGATAAGAGAGAGGAGTAGAGAGCCAGGAGAATCACAAACAGCGCACAaacaacacacaaaaagcAAACCAACAAGGAATGAGACTGAGGGAgggacggagggaggggggggggagatgCGAGGGTATGATGCGACggcagagaaaagagaaatACATCTCTCTACAaatcgtgtgcgtgtgctaAAAAGAACATACGCTTCTGTTTAGTGATGACTGCTTCGCGAGAGCTATCCGAAGAGGGTTGGGTGGATGcaaaagaaagaagaacCACGCCCAACAAAAGCTGCAGAACGCATAAAGTTACGGATCGCCCAGCGCAAGGATCAGAATCCATATGGTTTCCGCGTGGTAGATCTCCGAAAGGCAGCCAGCGTGGGCTCTATGCATGGCGATGGAGAGAagcctcctccacgccacAGAatcggcgacagcggcagcagcacggaaacgcacacccacacagcTGACAAACGGACAATGCCAAACGGCAAGCCAGCAAGCGGAGGCTGACAAGCAcgagaacacacacacacacaaacacgcagaggcgctgAAGAAATCAGTAGAAACGACCCCCCCCCTGATAGATAGAGAGGGCCAGCAGCTATTCTGCCATTCTTGCAGCGCTAGCACCGCACCGTTGTtaccgtttttttttcccccaCCTGCGCGTTTACACTTCGCGGAGTCATCACTTTTTCGCCATTCCGTGCACCATTTTGGAACGTGACAGAGAGCCACTGCTCAGCGGTGCGCTCCGAGTTCGTCAGTTCCCTACTTCTGCGCTGTAGCATACGTGCTCTGTTTGACAACAGGGCACGCATGCTATCGCTTTTCTCATCTCGACGAATGCATCAAGAAGCGGCGCAGGTTACCACCCGACATCGCGGTTCGATCTACATAAAGTAAAGCGTTCAGCGACGACATTACAACAGCGTTCTTGtgtctctcctttttttgctTTCGATTGAGATAAGGGCTCTGCGGCGGGCGGGGCCGAGGGTGCGGATAGAGGAAGGCGTTGGCGTGGGGGCAGGGTGGCCCGATTGCGCACATGCGGGATGATGTGGGCAGTGGCCAGCGCCGTGTTCACGAGGACAGCGCAAAAGAAAACTATACACCTCGACGGCGCTTTGCTGGCGATTGATAGCGCgggtgggggaagggagagggtggcCCCCTCGGGCCACGGATGCTTGTTTTGCTCAAGATGAACCAGCGCATCAAGCCTTCGCGCGCCACGGCTTTACGTTCTGTTTTACTTCGTAGGGAAGATAGCGACAGTAACAAGCTGTGAAATGAGAGCTACAGGCCGCTATACGTGAGTCTGtatttttttcgtttttccaTCCGCTGCTACTCGAAAGATCGAGGTTGGGCTTGAAgtagagagagggtgggggggtggcaggaagaagagaagaaagaCAGAATAATTGAGAGACGAAAAACACATTAGGTGGCtagatgtgtgtgtgtgtgtacgaaGGCCAGTTGTCACCCCTCCTCGAtgggcgggagagggagagggggagaatGGCAACGAGCGCGGAAGGAGAAAAGGAGcgcaagaaaaaagagacgcacacacaatTACGCTTACGTAGTACAAAGACAAGCACACAAATACGTAGAAAAAAAGGTTAGCACGAACACTGACAAATCGTaggaagagagacggagaaagggagggggagggaaaaggTCGAGGAGGGTGCGGAAGAGGCGAACGCAATCATCATCACCTTCATTATGAGACTCGCTTCCGTCCGCGCGGGAAGAAACCAACACAAAGagcagcgaaaaaaaaatctgGAACGGGGAAGAGAAGATGGGAAGCATaaaaggcagagagagagagagcgcgcaagAGCAATCTCACAAGCACT
The sequence above is a segment of the Leishmania donovani BPK282A1 complete genome, chromosome 22 genome. Coding sequences within it:
- a CDS encoding methyltransferase, putative, which gives rise to MQLQSLKALSEASKDEPHHRWCCHANDAWYNAVHADGEADVSDAQMPDVEAALEGMLSDASPLCADMLQCVLRHANVTLNPNDAEFPGPMCTPLCKKDTARLRQHGYTVTEKSDGIRVVVVSMWAPRFPAWVADSAADAVSASVNLSHLASVLALERARRALRRYAGQGEDAAFRETLSLGGRSCTLELFSALEPCESECFTLRVATAADDASPSALVTLRRHRRGRHFAYAVDRSLDAAYLFMDDHTTLQYHTFVLDAELMSVHRSATSSPAVPRLVLGAFDLFAYAGAADNVLVNMAKRSMVERYDALKAVVHTCALPVTTDECGYVSWYVKDMWALADIGACLAKLRYSAESQCFLYDGPHGPTENDGLIFTPDEFPVVVGSSSVQLKWKWQHLLSIDWLLQASDKQPDMYTVSLFFVKKNYGHREDVAGHWRLRKPMHILNPHGFEMPVDAAVVAECAYDEATQRWYIQRLRPDKLGANSIITAISVYESLVENISLPHLLELLQVDAEKAKGQADALESAARARVGTLSKALETVSSALDAAEAEKCVTAKLALRAIRESRGNAELYLIAYTNNTNKTVMYPLPFPLRKIRDCIGLGYHPGIRDDTPVPSLEEVLYIQLANAGGCYAWSDYVVDAFYDGDSGYWEIIHADPRGNNKEAIFDNVIEHLDWLLRHRTAPEAATLLERKRDAPLVLSRPPSSEATQQTSRHYGTVAKELANEERSDLRRFNNWVKSVLLTTMAAAIRRTLKPLAKLHVLDLCCGRGGDLLKWQHIRPAFLFMTDASVECVAEAAARYSTSEGQSVKVANGKQKGFPAFFAVHDAFDAASGLREDLLKRGPFQLTSCQFSMHYGCRSKESMRYFVKAIADSLVPHGRFVGTTVSDVELLYRAKEHGAEFGNDVYGVRFGAEAFAQLQSANFEPAALSFGVPYTATVERSVKDMTEYVVPWDAFVALCAEHQLKLVLEDNFIHYYGQHKDTEAGKAMTLEQRRKRHNDGDVVDCPLSPSEQAAVGLYRLFVFEKTKAKQCSFGTAERKQGRYSD
- a CDS encoding heat shock protein DNAJ, putative, whose translation is MFGGGMDDMLNAMLNGGMGSFGGGRGGRVQRSRRGRDAAYALPVTLEDLYNGKMVQIERKRTVMCPDCKGTGSKRRSLPRGGNMCPVCRGSGSRVMVRQMGMMVQQMQVVCDACQGSGEHIDPRNRCGRCSGNKTVEVDASVQVVVEKGMAHRQRITFPRMADEELGVERAGDFVVVLQQVKHDVFTRDDCDLHMQHHLSLAEALCGFQFKFTHLDGRELVVRQARGTITKPGDVKCVIGEGMPLHKQANRFGNLIIEFNVKYPDRIEAGQLQLLREALPPPKSVDVAADNEAGDVCYVTREDLSVLEEEIKKDEEAEEENEGPQTGCAAQ